A region from the Treponema pallidum subsp. pallidum str. Nichols genome encodes:
- a CDS encoding FTR1 family iron permease, with the protein MERSWEGIDRGVPVYGMGCTMVAPGMPAAFARSVVRASAWVGVALMCVAWSVSAAEGTRSGGQAQERLSSWRQVVQRMEVHLRAAYTFFESGDSDRAYEQIDKAYFRYYEAKGMEKITMGYLSGARKAAVENAFFAYRRSVRGARDLAGVAFCRDKLVTMLYEDARALDGVARGRAGFAAHIATFVASCVLVLREGIEAILVIAAIVAYLVKTGKERCCAAVYAGAGAGVLFSVVLAVMIVRVLGSEGGAAQEIIEGVGMFFAAAMLFYVSNWMLSKARACAWDRYIRQKVERSVSRGNQWALVATAFLAVAREGAELILFFRGIPVAGPYGRLAVWAAVTVSALVLVGVFVAIRFLSVRLPLRPFFVATGAVMYLLCFSFVGKGVSELQEAGVVSRSTAPWMHGWSFDFLGIYPTYEGLAPQAFVVALVVLSAVWWCGGLCRGASST; encoded by the coding sequence ATGGAACGATCCTGGGAGGGTATTGACAGAGGTGTGCCCGTCTATGGTATGGGTTGCACCATGGTTGCTCCTGGGATGCCCGCAGCTTTTGCTCGCTCGGTGGTTCGCGCGTCTGCGTGGGTGGGTGTGGCGCTTATGTGCGTTGCGTGGTCGGTCTCCGCCGCGGAGGGCACGCGGTCGGGTGGGCAGGCTCAGGAACGCTTAAGTTCCTGGCGCCAGGTTGTGCAGCGCATGGAGGTACATCTACGTGCGGCGTACACCTTTTTTGAGAGTGGGGATAGTGATCGCGCCTATGAGCAGATAGATAAGGCGTACTTTCGCTACTATGAGGCGAAGGGCATGGAGAAGATCACCATGGGGTATCTGTCCGGTGCGCGTAAGGCGGCGGTGGAGAACGCGTTTTTCGCGTATCGGCGTTCGGTGCGGGGTGCGCGTGATTTGGCGGGCGTTGCCTTCTGCAGGGACAAGCTGGTTACCATGTTGTATGAGGACGCGCGTGCGCTGGATGGGGTTGCGCGTGGTCGGGCGGGCTTTGCGGCGCATATCGCCACGTTTGTTGCCTCGTGCGTGTTGGTGCTGCGCGAGGGAATTGAGGCAATTTTGGTTATCGCAGCGATTGTTGCGTATCTGGTGAAGACTGGTAAGGAGCGGTGCTGCGCTGCGGTGTATGCGGGAGCGGGCGCGGGTGTTCTGTTCAGTGTCGTGCTTGCGGTGATGATAGTCCGGGTGTTGGGTTCGGAAGGTGGTGCGGCGCAGGAGATTATCGAGGGTGTTGGTATGTTCTTCGCAGCGGCGATGCTCTTTTACGTGAGTAACTGGATGTTGTCCAAGGCGAGGGCATGTGCTTGGGATCGCTATATCCGTCAGAAAGTTGAGCGGTCGGTGTCTCGGGGTAATCAGTGGGCGCTCGTGGCCACTGCCTTCCTCGCAGTGGCGCGGGAAGGGGCGGAGCTTATTCTTTTCTTTCGAGGCATCCCAGTTGCGGGGCCATATGGGCGGCTGGCTGTGTGGGCAGCGGTTACTGTTTCTGCCTTGGTTCTGGTGGGTGTGTTCGTGGCGATCCGTTTTCTGTCAGTGCGACTTCCGTTGAGGCCTTTTTTTGTTGCCACGGGCGCGGTGATGTACTTGCTATGTTTCTCTTTCGTGGGTAAGGGTGTCAGCGAGCTGCAGGAGGCAGGTGTGGTCAGTCGAAGTACGGCACCGTGGATGCATGGGTGGAGTTTTGATTTTCTGGGCATCTACCCGACCTATGAGGGTCTGGCCCCTCAAGCGTTTGTGGTGGCGTTGGTGGTGCTTTCGGCGGTATGGTGGTGTGGTGGTCTCTGCCGTGGCGCATCCAGCACGTAG
- a CDS encoding phenylalanine--tRNA ligase subunit alpha: MMPRMTGKADLNTLVHKLHPLEIKVLKNCAMDEILSTSLLISRLGFKEGHANQAFSWLRAKRIIEEHQREQMRSFELTPCGYAAASDGTAEERMLTFLSSPPSLTAIADAAEHLHPRPPLCNGLSLPELAHALTLAPKDVGSAFGILAQEGILRMDGEKRIHIVSPHVSDRMSLTRTLLQRAAARVASPSEASDTPPGTLFESELSDDERRVMERIAKKRGASDSLFKVSVRERVTFTFTPTARAVQEALHTAGLTGNEIGALTVECLKSGAWKTQHLRRYNVHIPPARIIPGRSNAYADFLEHIKDRLVALGFQEFDGPLVETDFWNADALFMPQFHPARDIHDVYYLKHPTHAPTIPEPFLSRVAATHERGADSGSLGWRYSFDRDFTRRLLLRSQGTALSARHLPTAHIPGKYFGIARCFRHDQVDATHLADFYQTEGIVLGTDVNVCTLLGMLKILATEIAGAQEVRYVGGYFPFTEPSIELHALHPALGWFELGGAGLLRPEVTDPLGVHVPVMAWGLGVDRMALLALGISDVRELFSPDIESVRLRV, encoded by the coding sequence ATGATGCCGCGCATGACAGGTAAAGCCGATCTGAACACGCTTGTGCACAAGCTGCATCCCCTTGAGATCAAAGTCCTCAAGAACTGCGCAATGGATGAGATCCTTTCGACTTCGTTGCTCATCTCCCGGCTAGGCTTTAAGGAAGGACACGCAAACCAAGCGTTTTCCTGGCTTCGGGCAAAGCGAATCATCGAAGAGCACCAGCGGGAACAGATGCGGTCCTTTGAACTCACCCCCTGCGGCTATGCTGCCGCTAGCGACGGTACTGCAGAGGAGCGTATGCTCACCTTCTTGTCTTCCCCCCCTTCCCTTACCGCTATTGCAGATGCAGCCGAGCACCTACACCCTCGCCCCCCACTTTGCAACGGGCTCAGTCTCCCTGAGCTTGCCCATGCGCTCACGCTCGCACCAAAGGATGTAGGTTCAGCGTTCGGTATCCTAGCGCAGGAGGGTATCCTCCGTATGGACGGTGAAAAACGCATACACATCGTTTCACCGCACGTAAGTGATCGCATGTCCCTCACGCGCACCTTGCTTCAGCGCGCCGCTGCACGCGTCGCTTCCCCGTCAGAGGCCTCGGACACTCCTCCAGGCACCCTCTTTGAATCTGAGCTCTCTGATGATGAGCGACGTGTAATGGAACGCATAGCAAAAAAGCGGGGCGCAAGCGACAGCCTCTTCAAAGTCAGTGTACGCGAGAGGGTAACGTTCACCTTTACCCCCACCGCCCGTGCCGTGCAGGAGGCGCTGCATACCGCAGGGCTTACCGGAAACGAGATAGGTGCACTCACCGTCGAGTGCCTAAAAAGTGGCGCGTGGAAGACACAACATCTACGCCGCTACAACGTTCACATTCCCCCTGCCCGCATCATCCCCGGCCGATCTAATGCCTACGCAGATTTCCTCGAACACATCAAAGATCGTCTGGTGGCACTTGGCTTTCAGGAATTTGACGGGCCACTGGTGGAAACAGACTTCTGGAACGCGGACGCGCTGTTCATGCCACAGTTCCATCCTGCACGGGACATTCATGATGTGTATTACCTCAAACACCCAACGCACGCACCTACAATCCCAGAGCCGTTCCTCTCCCGCGTTGCGGCGACGCATGAACGCGGAGCAGATAGCGGGAGCCTCGGCTGGCGCTACTCGTTCGATCGGGATTTTACCCGCCGACTGCTATTACGCAGCCAAGGAACAGCACTTTCAGCGCGCCACCTGCCAACCGCCCACATACCGGGTAAGTATTTTGGGATCGCACGCTGCTTCCGTCACGACCAAGTGGATGCGACGCACCTTGCAGATTTCTACCAAACAGAAGGAATCGTACTGGGTACGGATGTGAACGTCTGTACCCTTCTAGGCATGCTCAAAATCCTCGCAACAGAAATCGCCGGTGCACAGGAGGTACGCTACGTGGGCGGGTACTTTCCGTTCACGGAGCCCTCTATCGAGCTACACGCACTCCACCCCGCACTCGGCTGGTTCGAACTGGGAGGAGCAGGTCTCCTGCGCCCAGAAGTGACCGACCCGCTCGGCGTGCACGTCCCCGTCATGGCCTGGGGACTAGGAGTAGACCGCATGGCGCTCCTGGCGCTCGGTATCTCAGACGTGCGAGAACTGTTCAGCCCAGACATCGAGAGCGTCCGCCTGAGGGTATAA
- a CDS encoding flagellar biosynthesis anti-sigma factor FlgM, with the protein MMIDKLSGLDPVQNLRASCASEHVARAPAGDEITVSAEAQKKAELYLALEAVRSAPDVREYKIAAAEQKLADPAYLERALSHVVERFLEEQNL; encoded by the coding sequence GTGATGATCGATAAGCTAAGTGGACTTGATCCGGTTCAGAACCTTCGCGCCTCTTGTGCGTCTGAGCATGTGGCGCGTGCTCCAGCCGGCGATGAGATTACTGTCTCTGCGGAAGCCCAGAAAAAGGCTGAGTTGTACTTGGCCCTGGAGGCGGTACGTTCTGCGCCTGATGTGCGTGAATACAAAATAGCAGCTGCGGAGCAGAAGCTTGCAGACCCTGCGTATCTGGAGCGGGCGCTGTCCCACGTGGTGGAGCGCTTCCTGGAGGAGCAGAATTTATAA
- the rsmI gene encoding 16S rRNA (cytidine(1402)-2'-O)-methyltransferase: MGTLYVVATPIGNLADITLRALDVLRTVDVVACEDTRRTRALLSHFGIHKRLVSCRAHNEAQAARRLIHFLSTPISAFLSPEKGRGRQSARRTRARPGETVGTAALQLAAEATGEQEVCGSPHAQVAYVSDAGTPGVSDPGAVLVRAVRDAGHTVVPIPGASALTTLLSVAGVRDKTVLFEGFLSPHPGRRRARLVQLCAQRVAFVLYESPYRVQKLLEDLVAVAPESQVVLGRELTKVHEELCVGTALRVMESFCARTRVRGECVLLVSAEKF, from the coding sequence GTGGGTACCTTGTACGTGGTAGCAACGCCGATTGGAAACTTGGCAGACATCACCCTCCGTGCCTTAGATGTATTGCGAACGGTGGATGTAGTTGCCTGTGAAGACACGCGTAGGACGCGTGCGCTCCTGTCTCATTTTGGGATCCATAAGCGTCTTGTTTCCTGTCGTGCACACAATGAGGCGCAGGCGGCGCGTCGACTCATCCATTTTTTGAGCACCCCTATTTCTGCTTTTCTCTCTCCAGAGAAGGGGAGGGGCAGGCAGAGCGCGCGGCGCACGCGTGCACGTCCGGGTGAGACGGTAGGGACAGCTGCGCTGCAGCTCGCTGCAGAAGCAACGGGGGAACAGGAAGTGTGTGGATCGCCGCACGCACAGGTAGCCTATGTTAGCGATGCAGGTACGCCGGGGGTCAGTGATCCGGGAGCGGTTTTAGTGCGCGCGGTGCGGGATGCTGGGCACACGGTGGTACCGATTCCCGGTGCTTCTGCACTGACTACTTTGCTGAGTGTTGCAGGCGTGCGAGACAAGACCGTGCTATTCGAGGGGTTCCTTTCACCTCACCCGGGTCGTAGGCGTGCGCGCCTGGTGCAATTGTGCGCGCAGCGTGTAGCTTTTGTTCTGTACGAGAGTCCCTACCGGGTTCAAAAGCTTCTAGAGGATCTGGTGGCGGTGGCGCCGGAGTCGCAGGTGGTGCTGGGTCGGGAATTGACCAAGGTGCATGAGGAGCTCTGTGTGGGGACTGCCTTGCGCGTCATGGAGAGCTTCTGTGCGCGGACGCGCGTGCGGGGGGAATGCGTGTTGCTGGTTTCTGCAGAAAAATTTTAG
- a CDS encoding Nif3-like dinuclear metal center hexameric protein, whose product MTARELDAYFRSFLNFGPFVSCDVALNGLQVANSGAPVHKVAFAVDACAQSIDAAARAGARMLFVHHGLFWGRIEPLTGMQYRRVQALLTHDIALYAVHLPLDAHPQYGNNAGLAARVGLRQGGPFGFIRGTAVGLWGTVAENTTPSQEAMQQHAACTAPDTHRVTHANAISPSAGLSLQQVVHRLFPAEEQPVRLLPFGKQRIERVGILSGKAGTYLAEAIALDLDLFITGEIEHSCYHTAREHSISVIAGGHYQTETVGLQLVARKLQRDTGIETLFLDIPTGM is encoded by the coding sequence ATGACCGCACGTGAGTTAGATGCGTACTTTCGTAGTTTTTTGAACTTTGGACCGTTCGTCTCCTGTGATGTCGCTCTCAACGGCCTGCAGGTAGCAAATAGCGGTGCCCCCGTGCACAAGGTTGCCTTTGCAGTGGATGCGTGTGCACAGTCTATCGACGCAGCCGCCCGCGCCGGTGCACGCATGCTCTTTGTCCATCACGGTCTTTTTTGGGGACGCATAGAGCCGCTTACCGGTATGCAATACCGACGCGTACAGGCGCTCCTGACGCACGACATAGCGCTGTACGCAGTGCACCTACCACTCGATGCACACCCGCAGTACGGTAACAATGCGGGCCTTGCTGCGCGAGTCGGTCTTAGGCAAGGTGGTCCTTTCGGTTTTATCCGTGGAACTGCCGTAGGACTCTGGGGGACGGTGGCAGAAAACACCACCCCCTCTCAGGAGGCAATGCAGCAGCATGCAGCGTGCACAGCACCCGATACCCACCGCGTGACGCATGCGAATGCAATATCGCCGAGTGCCGGGCTATCTCTCCAACAAGTAGTACATCGCCTCTTCCCCGCAGAAGAGCAACCCGTGCGCCTGTTACCGTTTGGGAAACAGCGTATCGAGCGCGTGGGTATACTGTCGGGCAAAGCAGGCACGTACCTTGCGGAGGCTATCGCGTTAGATCTGGACCTGTTTATTACCGGGGAGATTGAACATTCTTGCTATCACACCGCGCGCGAGCACTCTATCTCGGTAATCGCAGGGGGACACTACCAAACAGAAACCGTAGGGTTGCAGCTGGTGGCGCGCAAGCTGCAACGGGATACAGGCATAGAAACGCTTTTTCTAGACATTCCCACGGGGATGTGA
- the lspA gene encoding signal peptidase II, producing the protein MIRSRPLRVDTMKLTRIQKEKWIPLFAAGLVVVLDQCAKLLVGAYVPTNTSGVRVLGDFVRIVHVYNVGAAFSIGHQLNQVLRTLVLGIVPLIIMFLIVFSYFRTDAFCPVQRWAVSGIIGGGIGNLIDRFLRPNGVLDFIDVKFFGIFGFERWPAFNIADAVIMTCGLLLIISFIKQEKEISSQPSCNETGGVFRT; encoded by the coding sequence GTGATACGCTCGCGCCCGTTAAGGGTGGATACAATGAAACTCACACGGATACAGAAAGAAAAGTGGATCCCGCTTTTTGCCGCTGGATTAGTTGTTGTTCTGGATCAGTGCGCTAAATTGTTGGTGGGTGCTTATGTGCCTACAAACACCTCGGGCGTTCGCGTGCTCGGTGATTTCGTGAGAATTGTTCACGTGTACAATGTTGGCGCCGCTTTCAGCATTGGCCATCAGCTAAATCAGGTTCTGCGTACGCTCGTGCTCGGTATCGTGCCGCTAATCATTATGTTCCTTATTGTTTTCTCCTATTTTCGCACTGACGCCTTCTGTCCTGTTCAGCGCTGGGCCGTGTCAGGGATTATCGGGGGAGGGATAGGGAACTTAATCGATCGCTTCCTGAGGCCAAACGGGGTGCTCGACTTTATCGACGTAAAGTTCTTTGGCATCTTTGGCTTTGAGCGCTGGCCCGCTTTTAACATTGCAGATGCGGTCATCATGACCTGTGGTTTGCTCTTGATCATTTCGTTCATAAAACAAGAAAAAGAGATCAGCTCCCAACCCTCCTGCAATGAGACGGGGGGCGTTTTTCGCACGTAG
- a CDS encoding TatD family hydrolase: MQIFDTHAHIGLIHPDPVERLRVVQEARRASVTRIMSICNSLHDFAAVYETLQFSPSVYHAVGVSPSEVMAPGKDWIDTIQKSLQLPQVVALGETGLDYCKKYGDKRSQIGLFITQLDIASKAKKPVIIHNRGAGQDILDILSERIPDQGGVFHCYSEDAEYARMALDLPVYFSFAGNLTYRNARNLHETVLALPLDRILVESESPFMSPATYRNKRNRPAHTVETVEFMAELLDMDMLELADQLWKNSCACFHLPE, encoded by the coding sequence ATGCAGATCTTCGATACTCACGCCCACATCGGTCTTATTCACCCAGATCCCGTAGAGCGGCTGCGGGTAGTACAAGAGGCACGACGAGCTTCTGTCACCCGCATCATGAGTATTTGCAACAGCCTTCATGACTTTGCCGCCGTATACGAGACGCTCCAGTTCTCACCCTCTGTCTATCACGCCGTAGGTGTCTCCCCTTCTGAGGTCATGGCCCCGGGGAAGGATTGGATAGATACTATTCAAAAAAGCCTACAACTCCCTCAGGTAGTTGCCTTAGGCGAGACCGGATTGGACTACTGTAAAAAGTACGGTGATAAACGCTCCCAGATTGGGCTTTTTATCACTCAATTGGATATTGCTTCAAAGGCAAAAAAACCAGTTATCATCCACAACCGTGGTGCGGGCCAGGATATCCTGGACATCCTCAGCGAGCGCATTCCCGACCAAGGCGGTGTGTTCCACTGTTATTCTGAGGACGCAGAGTACGCACGTATGGCGCTGGATTTACCTGTGTACTTTTCTTTCGCGGGGAATTTAACTTACCGGAATGCACGAAATCTCCATGAGACTGTATTGGCCCTCCCGCTTGACCGAATTCTAGTGGAATCCGAAAGCCCGTTTATGTCCCCCGCCACGTACCGCAACAAGCGCAACCGACCGGCGCACACAGTTGAAACCGTGGAGTTCATGGCTGAGCTCCTTGATATGGACATGCTTGAGCTTGCCGACCAGCTGTGGAAAAACAGCTGTGCGTGTTTTCACCTTCCTGAGTGA
- the dusB gene encoding tRNA dihydrouridine synthase DusB, with product MQQHALYHPVSIGPLSLKGNVFFAPVAGYSDSAFRSIAIEWEASFTYTEMVSSEAMVRDSLNTKRLIRRASNETHYAIQIFGSNPAVMAETAKLIVDSAQPSCIDINAGCPMPKITKTGAGAALTREPTRLYEVVKAVADAVYAQDARIPVTVKIRAGWEEAHLTWKEAARAAVDAGAQALALHPRTCAQCYAGEANWDIIADLVQCARGWGEVPVFGSGDLHAPEDARAMLEHTACAGVMFARGAMGNPFIFRQTRQLLTEGYYTPVTFEQKLRAAWRELHLLAQDVGESSACKQMRKRFVSYAKGERGKTQWCQRAVHASSFADFAAVIRDACPCIGL from the coding sequence ATGCAACAACACGCCTTATATCATCCGGTTTCTATTGGCCCGTTGTCTCTCAAGGGGAATGTGTTTTTTGCTCCCGTTGCAGGCTATTCTGACAGTGCGTTTCGTTCAATTGCCATTGAATGGGAAGCAAGCTTCACCTACACCGAAATGGTTTCGTCTGAGGCGATGGTGCGCGATTCACTCAATACCAAACGTTTGATTCGGCGCGCGTCAAATGAGACGCATTACGCTATCCAGATTTTTGGTTCTAATCCTGCAGTAATGGCAGAGACGGCAAAACTAATCGTCGATAGCGCGCAGCCGTCCTGTATCGACATCAACGCGGGATGTCCTATGCCTAAAATCACTAAAACAGGAGCCGGAGCCGCACTCACCCGAGAACCGACGCGCCTCTATGAAGTGGTAAAGGCGGTCGCCGATGCTGTGTACGCGCAAGACGCGCGTATCCCAGTGACAGTAAAAATTCGTGCTGGGTGGGAAGAGGCACACCTGACATGGAAGGAAGCTGCGCGTGCGGCAGTAGACGCAGGAGCACAAGCGCTTGCGTTGCACCCGCGCACCTGCGCGCAGTGTTACGCGGGAGAGGCAAACTGGGACATAATCGCAGACCTCGTGCAGTGCGCGCGTGGGTGGGGAGAGGTTCCCGTGTTCGGCTCAGGGGATCTGCATGCGCCTGAAGACGCACGGGCAATGTTAGAACACACCGCATGCGCGGGGGTTATGTTTGCCCGCGGTGCTATGGGCAACCCGTTTATTTTCAGACAAACCCGTCAGCTTTTAACTGAAGGATACTACACGCCCGTGACGTTTGAGCAAAAGCTACGCGCAGCCTGGCGCGAGCTTCACCTTCTGGCACAAGACGTGGGAGAAAGCTCAGCCTGCAAGCAGATGCGCAAGCGTTTTGTTTCGTATGCAAAGGGTGAGCGGGGTAAAACGCAATGGTGTCAGCGCGCGGTGCATGCGTCTTCCTTCGCAGACTTTGCAGCAGTCATTCGTGACGCGTGTCCATGTATTGGTTTAT